In Nitrospira sp., one DNA window encodes the following:
- a CDS encoding HAD-IIB family hydrolase, with the protein MARYILFTDLDGSLLDNDTYSFGEARPALEALRSENIPVILVSGKTRAEIEPLRERLDHHNPFIVENGAAVFVPLHTFDFPLERSRRRSSYQIIELGTPYALLRDVLRQIEETVGTRLRGFGDLSVDEVMENTGLSREDALRAMLREFDEPFLVNGPPKLIEEVCRQIVRRDLNWTRGGRFFHLTGNNDKGRAAEILLRCYKRQGRLANLPDDIETIGIGDSLNDLPLLLTVDHPVLVQKPDGSYDPDINLPNLIHAPGIGPAGWNRAVLELLRQTSEETSHGRPVNIRAT; encoded by the coding sequence ATGGCACGCTATATCCTCTTCACGGATCTGGACGGCTCTCTGTTGGATAACGACACGTATTCCTTCGGCGAGGCAAGACCGGCCCTCGAGGCCCTTCGTTCAGAGAACATTCCGGTCATTCTCGTCTCCGGAAAGACTCGCGCGGAAATCGAGCCGCTTCGAGAGCGTCTTGATCACCACAATCCCTTCATCGTTGAAAACGGCGCGGCGGTGTTTGTGCCCCTCCATACCTTCGACTTCCCCCTGGAGCGGTCGCGGCGCCGCTCCAGTTATCAGATCATCGAACTCGGTACTCCCTATGCGCTCCTCCGGGATGTGCTCCGGCAAATCGAAGAAACAGTGGGCACACGGCTTCGAGGGTTCGGCGACCTATCGGTTGACGAAGTCATGGAAAACACAGGGCTCTCCCGAGAAGATGCGCTGCGGGCTATGCTGAGGGAATTCGATGAGCCGTTTCTCGTGAACGGCCCTCCCAAGTTGATCGAGGAGGTCTGCCGCCAGATCGTGAGGCGCGATCTGAATTGGACAAGAGGCGGGCGGTTCTTTCACCTGACGGGAAACAACGACAAAGGTCGGGCCGCAGAAATTCTGCTCCGCTGCTACAAACGGCAGGGTCGACTGGCTAACCTGCCGGACGACATAGAAACCATCGGGATCGGCGATAGCCTCAACGATCTCCCTCTCCTACTGACGGTCGACCATCCGGTGTTGGTGCAAAAACCAGACGGCTCGTACGACCCCGACATCAACCTGCCGAACCTCATTCACGCACCCGGCATCGGCCCTGCCGGTTGGAATCGTGCCGTCTTGGAACTGCTGCGACAGACCTCGGAAGAAACATCTCATGGCCGACCAGTCAACATCCGAGCCACATGA
- a CDS encoding LPP20 family lipoprotein, with product MASVSTACSWFVGKGKPGWVDGRGSEYPPNQYLTGVGQADLRSNAEDQAYAAVARIFKAEVAAQAKDRESYLVVENRGISNAERRLMIDSVTIVSTDKVLENVRIADVWYDSDSRSYYALGVMNRGQAEAALLEKVSALDRAIDADVAESRQPTDKLAKVRALRRASRNLVLREAYNRDLRVIRPSGQGAPSSYQVNELSDELEQFLATNLVIAVQVSGDHEEPVGRALAEGLIREGLSVTTKPEGEEVGAPELIVRGTVRLLPIEVRDPNFKYVRWCSDFEVVEPGTGRVVGTVAQGGKEGHLTEREATAKTLRVMQQELSSDVAKAIAAYVFGEGVLPETATRAASCPREVSGVRR from the coding sequence ATGGCGTCCGTATCGACCGCCTGTAGCTGGTTCGTGGGAAAAGGGAAGCCTGGGTGGGTCGATGGTCGGGGTTCGGAGTATCCGCCGAATCAATACCTGACCGGAGTCGGCCAAGCAGACCTGCGAAGCAATGCGGAAGATCAGGCCTATGCAGCCGTGGCCCGCATCTTCAAGGCGGAAGTTGCGGCGCAGGCGAAGGATCGGGAATCGTATTTGGTCGTTGAGAATCGGGGCATCTCCAACGCCGAGCGGCGACTCATGATCGACAGCGTGACGATAGTCTCGACCGACAAAGTGCTTGAAAACGTCAGGATTGCGGATGTTTGGTACGACTCGGACAGCCGGTCGTACTACGCTTTGGGCGTGATGAATCGTGGTCAAGCCGAGGCTGCGTTGCTGGAGAAGGTGTCGGCGCTGGATCGTGCGATCGATGCGGATGTCGCCGAGTCACGGCAACCGACGGACAAACTTGCCAAGGTTCGCGCGCTTCGGCGGGCCTCCAGAAATCTCGTTCTGCGCGAGGCATACAACAGGGATTTGCGGGTGATCCGTCCCAGCGGGCAAGGCGCCCCATCCAGCTATCAGGTAAACGAATTATCCGATGAATTGGAGCAATTTCTTGCCACGAATCTGGTGATTGCGGTACAAGTGTCCGGAGATCATGAGGAACCGGTTGGACGTGCGCTGGCGGAAGGGCTGATTCGGGAAGGACTTTCCGTGACCACGAAGCCAGAAGGTGAAGAGGTTGGTGCTCCGGAATTGATCGTCCGAGGCACTGTCCGTCTGTTGCCTATTGAGGTGCGCGACCCAAATTTCAAGTACGTTCGGTGGTGCAGCGATTTCGAGGTGGTGGAGCCGGGGACGGGGCGCGTCGTTGGGACGGTGGCGCAGGGTGGAAAGGAAGGACATCTGACAGAACGCGAGGCAACGGCGAAGACGCTGCGTGTGATGCAGCAAGAGTTGTCGTCGGATGTCGCGAAGGCGATCGCCGCGTATGTGTTCGGCGAGGGCGTGTTGCCCGAGACGGCGACGAGGGCGGCGAGTTGTCCGCGAGAAGTATCAGGGGTGAGACGGTAA
- a CDS encoding type II toxin-antitoxin system VapC family toxin: MPYYYFDSTALIKRYSMERGTRIVNKLMVKRGKVAIVPTWTVTDFYSVLCARAHEGQITRDDCYSVLYKFEIESKQGLYRFIAPRMETYLATKELVLEYPSLRSPQVMHLALALELKPLRLTVVSADSQLLAASKTAGLHIINPAED, encoded by the coding sequence ATGCCATATTATTATTTCGACTCAACCGCACTCATTAAGCGCTACAGCATGGAGCGAGGCACCAGGATCGTGAATAAACTGATGGTGAAGCGTGGGAAGGTTGCGATCGTCCCGACATGGACCGTGACGGACTTCTATTCGGTTCTGTGCGCACGCGCTCACGAGGGACAGATTACGCGGGATGATTGCTACTCGGTGCTCTATAAGTTCGAAATCGAGTCCAAGCAGGGACTCTATCGGTTTATCGCACCGAGGATGGAAACCTACTTGGCCACGAAAGAATTGGTCTTGGAGTATCCGTCTCTTCGATCACCTCAGGTGATGCATCTGGCGTTGGCATTGGAGCTGAAGCCGCTGCGATTGACCGTCGTGAGCGCGGATTCCCAGCTCTTGGCGGCATCAAAGACAGCGGGGTTGCATATCATTAATCCGGCAGAAGACTGA